In one Shinella zoogloeoides genomic region, the following are encoded:
- the istA gene encoding IS21 family transposase: MELYLKVRLAVSEGMTQRQAAKHFNISRDSVAKMVSYSTPPGYQRRSPIRRPKLDAFVSTIEHWLDEDLKVPRKQRHTARRVFDRLRDECGFTGGYTIIKDYMRERDQRRQEVFVPLAHPPGHAQADFGEAMVVIGGVEQKARFFVLDLPHSDGCYVRAYPAAVAEAWVDGHIHGFAFFGGVPQSIVYDNDRCLVAKILPDGTRKRAVLFSGFLSHYLIRDRYGRPGKGNDKGNVEGLVGYARRNFMVPIPQFATWDAFNAFLEEQCRKRQRDRLRGESETIGERLQRDLAAMRPLPTSPFDACDQASTSVTAQSLVRYKTNDYSVPVAYGHQDVWVRGYVDEVVIGCRGEIIARHPRCWDREDVVFDPIHYLPLIEQKINSLDQAAPLQGWDLPEEFATLRRLMEGRMAKHGRREYVQVLRLLESFELADLHAAVKQAIQLGAIGFDAVKHLILCRVERRPPRLDLAIYPYLPRATVEKTSAKAYMRLLSSDAGEAA, translated from the coding sequence GTGGAACTATATCTGAAGGTTCGTCTGGCTGTTTCGGAAGGGATGACGCAGCGTCAGGCGGCGAAGCATTTCAACATATCGCGCGACAGCGTGGCGAAGATGGTGTCGTATTCGACGCCACCCGGTTACCAGCGGCGATCACCGATCCGGCGTCCGAAGCTGGATGCGTTTGTTTCGACGATCGAGCATTGGCTCGACGAGGACCTGAAGGTGCCGCGCAAGCAGCGGCATACGGCCAGGCGGGTATTTGACCGCCTGCGCGACGAGTGCGGGTTCACCGGCGGCTACACGATCATCAAGGACTACATGCGCGAGCGGGATCAGCGCCGGCAGGAAGTGTTCGTGCCACTTGCCCATCCGCCGGGCCACGCGCAGGCCGATTTCGGCGAGGCGATGGTGGTGATCGGCGGTGTGGAACAGAAGGCCCGCTTCTTCGTGCTGGATCTTCCGCATAGTGATGGCTGCTATGTTCGGGCCTATCCGGCGGCGGTGGCCGAGGCCTGGGTGGACGGTCACATCCATGGATTTGCCTTCTTCGGGGGCGTGCCGCAGTCGATCGTCTACGACAACGACCGTTGCCTGGTCGCAAAGATCCTGCCCGACGGTACACGCAAGCGGGCGGTGTTGTTCAGCGGCTTCCTGTCCCACTACCTGATCCGGGATCGCTATGGGCGGCCGGGAAAGGGCAATGACAAAGGGAATGTCGAGGGCCTTGTGGGCTACGCCCGGCGCAACTTCATGGTGCCGATCCCGCAGTTTGCGACATGGGATGCGTTCAACGCCTTTCTGGAGGAGCAGTGCCGCAAACGCCAGCGCGACAGGCTGCGCGGCGAGAGCGAGACGATCGGCGAGCGCCTGCAGCGGGATCTGGCGGCCATGCGTCCATTGCCGACATCACCCTTCGATGCCTGCGATCAGGCCAGCACCAGCGTAACGGCCCAGTCCCTGGTGCGCTACAAGACCAACGACTATTCCGTGCCGGTCGCCTACGGTCATCAGGACGTCTGGGTGCGGGGCTATGTCGACGAGGTGGTGATCGGCTGCCGTGGCGAGATCATTGCTCGCCATCCGCGGTGCTGGGATCGGGAAGACGTCGTCTTCGACCCTATCCACTACCTGCCGCTGATCGAGCAGAAGATCAATTCCCTGGATCAGGCCGCCCCTCTGCAAGGCTGGGACCTGCCGGAAGAGTTCGCTACGCTGCGCCGGCTGATGGAAGGCCGCATGGCCAAGCATGGTCGGCGGGAATACGTTCAGGTTCTGCGCCTGCTGGAGAGCTTCGAGCTCGCCGACCTGCATGCGGCGGTGAAGCAGGCAATCCAGCTCGGCGCAATCGGATTCGATGCGGTCAAGCATCTGATCCTGTGCCGGGTCGAGCGACGGCCACCTCGACTGGACCTGGCGATCTATCCCTACCTGCCGAGGGCGACGGTCGAGAAGACCTCGGCGAAAGCCTACATGCGGCTTTTGTCGTCTGATGCGGGAGAAGCGGCATGA
- the istB gene encoding IS21-like element helper ATPase IstB has translation MSTEAPEILLAHYLKTLKLPTFQREYQKLARLCATEGVDHIDYLFRLAEREMIERDRRKVERRIKAAKFPVVKSLDSFDFTAIPKLNKMQVLELARCEWIDRRENVIALGPSGTGKTHVALGLGLAACQKGLSVGFTTAAALVSEMMEARDERRLLRFQKQMAAYKLLIIDELGFVPLSKTGAELLFELISQRYERGATMITSNLPFDEWTETLGSERLTGALLDRITHHVNILEMNGDSYRLAQSRARKAG, from the coding sequence ATGAGCACCGAAGCACCCGAGATACTGCTTGCCCACTATCTCAAGACCCTGAAGCTGCCGACCTTCCAGCGCGAGTATCAGAAGCTGGCCCGGTTATGCGCCACCGAGGGCGTCGACCACATCGACTACCTGTTCCGGCTTGCCGAACGGGAGATGATCGAACGCGATCGCCGCAAGGTCGAACGCCGGATCAAGGCGGCCAAATTCCCTGTCGTCAAAAGCCTCGACAGCTTCGACTTCACAGCCATCCCCAAGCTGAACAAGATGCAAGTGCTGGAGCTGGCACGTTGCGAGTGGATCGACCGCCGCGAGAACGTGATCGCTCTCGGCCCCAGCGGCACGGGCAAGACGCATGTCGCACTCGGCCTCGGACTGGCGGCCTGCCAGAAGGGGCTGTCCGTCGGCTTCACCACGGCCGCCGCCCTGGTCAGTGAGATGATGGAGGCGCGTGACGAGCGGCGTCTGCTCCGTTTCCAAAAGCAGATGGCAGCCTACAAGCTGCTGATCATCGATGAGCTGGGCTTCGTGCCGCTGTCCAAGACCGGCGCGGAATTGTTGTTCGAGTTGATCTCCCAGCGTTACGAGCGCGGTGCGACCATGATCACCAGCAATCTGCCTTTCGACGAATGGACGGAAACCCTGGGGTCCGAGCGTCTGACCGGCGCCCTGCTCGATCGCATCACCCACCACGTCAACATCCTCGAGATGAACGGCGACAGCTACCGTCTCGCCCAAAGCCGCGCCCGAAAGGCCGGCTGA
- a CDS encoding HD domain-containing protein, translating to MNHLAHAIQVAQSAHEGQADKTGRSYFEHCRRVASLVTDETGKIVAYLHDVVEKGKGWTLDRLREEGFPPDVISAVDAMTRREDEGWEAFVRRAASNSVAKPVKLADLEDNLSQVQTIGEDGEKYLRALRLITEL from the coding sequence GTGAACCACCTCGCTCACGCAATCCAGGTCGCCCAGTCGGCACATGAAGGCCAGGCCGACAAGACCGGACGATCCTATTTCGAGCACTGCCGTCGCGTCGCCTCCCTCGTCACAGATGAAACCGGAAAAATCGTCGCCTATCTGCATGACGTGGTCGAGAAGGGCAAAGGATGGACGCTGGATCGGCTGCGGGAGGAGGGTTTCCCGCCCGACGTCATCAGCGCGGTGGATGCGATGACGCGGCGAGAGGATGAAGGGTGGGAGGCATTTGTCCGTCGGGCTGCTTCGAACTCTGTCGCAAAGCCCGTGAAGCTGGCAGACCTTGAGGACAACCTTTCTCAAGTGCAGACGATCGGCGAGGATGGTGAGAAGTATCTGCGAGCCCTTCGTCTAATCACGGAACTCTGA
- a CDS encoding DUF2231 domain-containing protein, which yields MTLYTMPATHPLAYAVYRFFSSFPIACFFLTVLTDVAYWQTTNLIWLHFSEWLLLAGLVFGAVAVLIALIALVGRWYGPTWLGVVGQMIAFGLAALNSFIHTADGWTAVIPYGLTISVATVVVMCVTALAGRKGDAHV from the coding sequence ATGACACTCTATACCATGCCCGCCACCCATCCGTTAGCTTATGCGGTCTATCGCTTCTTCTCGTCGTTCCCGATCGCCTGCTTCTTCCTGACCGTTCTGACAGACGTCGCCTACTGGCAGACCACGAATCTGATCTGGCTCCACTTTTCCGAATGGTTGTTGCTTGCCGGCCTCGTCTTCGGCGCGGTTGCCGTTCTCATTGCTTTGATCGCGCTCGTCGGCCGCTGGTACGGCCCCACCTGGCTCGGGGTCGTCGGGCAGATGATCGCGTTCGGGCTCGCTGCCCTGAACAGTTTCATCCACACGGCGGACGGCTGGACCGCGGTCATTCCCTACGGACTGACGATTTCCGTTGCCACTGTGGTGGTGATGTGCGTCACGGCGCTCGCCGGTCGGAAAGGAGATGCCCATGTCTAA
- a CDS encoding CcoQ/FixQ family Cbb3-type cytochrome c oxidase assembly chaperone, giving the protein MALTHETLLEGSKMWGLFYLIGFSICVLIYTFLPSNRERFERAEREIFDEDDGPWK; this is encoded by the coding sequence ATGGCGTTGACCCATGAGACACTGCTCGAAGGCTCGAAGATGTGGGGCCTGTTCTACCTGATCGGTTTTTCGATCTGTGTGCTGATCTACACCTTCCTGCCCTCCAACCGGGAGCGCTTCGAGCGGGCGGAGCGGGAGATTTTCGACGAGGACGATGGCCCATGGAAGTGA
- a CDS encoding DUF2934 domain-containing protein: MTDVDRDEQIRRRAYWIWEEEGCPAGEDLRHWSMAEAEFEASKKGSSGDAATTEVPTVEISTGDEPARKKIKSTEGP; encoded by the coding sequence ATGACAGATGTTGATCGCGATGAACAAATTCGCCGGCGTGCGTACTGGATCTGGGAGGAGGAGGGATGTCCGGCCGGTGAGGATTTGCGCCATTGGTCAATGGCGGAAGCGGAGTTCGAGGCTTCAAAGAAGGGTTCCAGCGGAGACGCCGCTACGACTGAGGTACCCACCGTGGAAATCTCGACCGGAGATGAGCCGGCTCGCAAGAAAATCAAAAGTACCGAAGGGCCTTGA
- the ccoP gene encoding cytochrome-c oxidase, cbb3-type subunit III, whose protein sequence is MEVKEVDPVSGRKTTGHIWNGIRELDTPIPRGVLLFLIVTHIFAVLWWVLMPTWPLGRTYTKGVLGENQKTTVEASIKEGAGARASWTSRIENLSYDEVRADERLMETVRANGHQLFGDNCAACHGRDGKGRENYPDLTDDDWIWGGGPEAIAQTLTVGVNSRHAESRVGQMPAFGRDEMLDATQVLDVATYVSSLSDPAISTAENVEQIDRGREVFQTTCIACHGEDAKGNPELGAPNLTDNRWIYGGSLQRIIATIHGGRQGHMPTWDERLAPVEIKVLALYVDDLGKRTP, encoded by the coding sequence ATGGAAGTGAAAGAGGTCGATCCCGTCAGCGGCCGCAAGACGACGGGCCATATCTGGAACGGCATCCGGGAACTCGACACGCCCATTCCGCGCGGCGTGCTGCTCTTCCTGATCGTCACGCACATCTTTGCCGTGCTCTGGTGGGTACTGATGCCCACCTGGCCGCTCGGCAGAACCTACACCAAGGGCGTGCTCGGCGAGAACCAGAAGACCACCGTCGAGGCGTCGATCAAGGAGGGAGCAGGCGCGCGGGCGTCCTGGACCTCACGCATCGAGAACCTGTCGTACGACGAGGTCCGCGCCGACGAGCGGCTGATGGAGACGGTACGCGCCAACGGCCACCAGCTCTTCGGCGACAATTGCGCCGCCTGCCACGGCCGCGACGGCAAGGGCCGCGAGAACTATCCCGACCTCACCGACGACGACTGGATCTGGGGCGGCGGGCCGGAGGCGATCGCGCAGACGCTGACGGTGGGCGTCAATTCCCGCCATGCGGAAAGCCGCGTCGGGCAGATGCCGGCCTTCGGGCGCGACGAGATGCTCGATGCCACGCAAGTGTTGGACGTCGCCACCTATGTCAGCTCGCTGAGCGACCCCGCCATTTCCACCGCCGAGAACGTCGAGCAGATCGACCGCGGACGCGAGGTCTTCCAGACGACGTGCATTGCCTGCCACGGCGAGGATGCCAAGGGCAATCCGGAGCTGGGCGCGCCCAACCTCACGGACAACAGGTGGATCTATGGCGGTAGCCTGCAGCGCATCATCGCGACCATCCACGGCGGCCGGCAGGGCCATATGCCGACCTGGGACGAGCGGCTGGCGCCGGTCGAGATCAAGGTCCTGGCGCTCTATGTCGACGACCTCGGAAAGAGGACGCCGTAG
- the ccoN gene encoding cytochrome-c oxidase, cbb3-type subunit I, translated as MGQLTTGERDFGAIILIVLAIIGIAMAAAGRSDVLGIHGAMVLLYSLALLFVLLSGAFGTPPSPARLTRYYDDPIKIGVGLTLFWAIFGMFIGVWAAAQLAWPSLNFDTSWASFGRIRPAHTSGVIFGFGGNALITTSFHVVQRTSRARLADQLSPWIVLFGFNLFCLIAISGYFLGVTQSKEYAEAEWYADIWLVIVWVTYFVLYVRTLARRKEPHIYVANWYYMAFILVVAILHIVNNLAVPLSFAHAKSYTIWAGVQDSMVQWWYGHNAVAFFLTAGFLAMLYYYLPKRAERPIFSYRLSILSFWGITFFYMWAGSHHLHYTALPHWVQNLGMTFSVMLLVPSWASAGNALLTLNGAWHKVRDDATLRFIMMAAFFYGLSTFEGSFLAIRPVNALSHYTDWTVGHVHAGALGWVAMITFGSLYTLVPAIWKRERMYSAVLVEVHFWLALAGTLIYVFAMWNSGIIQGLMWRTYSPDNTLVYSFVDTLLAMYPYYIARAFGGLLFLIGAMVAAYNIWMTVRSPVTAVLPLDEDLPVDERPIGGATPTPAE; from the coding sequence ATGGGGCAACTCACGACGGGGGAGCGGGATTTCGGTGCGATCATCCTGATCGTCCTTGCGATCATCGGCATCGCGATGGCCGCCGCAGGACGCTCGGATGTGCTCGGCATTCACGGCGCGATGGTCCTTCTCTACAGCCTCGCTCTGCTTTTTGTTCTCCTCTCGGGTGCCTTCGGAACGCCGCCCAGCCCCGCCCGCCTCACCCGCTACTATGACGATCCGATCAAGATCGGCGTCGGGCTGACACTGTTCTGGGCGATCTTCGGCATGTTCATCGGCGTATGGGCCGCCGCGCAGCTCGCCTGGCCAAGCCTCAACTTCGATACGTCTTGGGCGAGCTTCGGCCGCATCCGCCCGGCACATACGTCCGGCGTCATTTTTGGGTTCGGCGGCAATGCGCTAATCACCACCTCGTTCCACGTGGTGCAGCGCACCTCGCGCGCCCGGCTGGCCGACCAGCTTTCGCCTTGGATCGTGCTGTTCGGCTTCAACCTCTTCTGTCTCATCGCGATTTCCGGCTATTTCCTCGGCGTCACCCAGTCCAAGGAATATGCCGAGGCGGAATGGTACGCCGATATTTGGCTCGTCATCGTCTGGGTGACCTATTTCGTGCTCTACGTGCGCACGCTTGCCCGGCGCAAAGAGCCGCATATCTATGTAGCCAACTGGTACTACATGGCCTTCATCCTCGTCGTGGCCATCCTGCACATCGTCAACAACCTCGCGGTTCCCCTCTCCTTTGCCCACGCCAAGAGTTACACGATCTGGGCGGGCGTACAGGATTCCATGGTGCAATGGTGGTACGGGCATAACGCCGTCGCCTTCTTCCTCACCGCCGGCTTCCTGGCCATGCTCTACTACTACCTGCCCAAGCGCGCCGAGCGGCCGATCTTCTCCTACCGGCTGTCGATCCTCAGCTTCTGGGGCATTACCTTCTTCTATATGTGGGCGGGCTCTCACCACCTGCACTACACCGCCCTGCCCCACTGGGTACAGAATCTCGGAATGACCTTTTCCGTAATGTTGCTTGTGCCCTCTTGGGCATCCGCAGGCAACGCGCTGCTCACCCTCAACGGGGCCTGGCACAAGGTGCGCGACGACGCGACGTTGCGCTTCATCATGATGGCGGCGTTCTTCTACGGGCTGTCGACCTTCGAAGGCTCGTTCCTCGCGATCCGCCCTGTCAACGCGCTCTCTCACTATACGGATTGGACGGTGGGCCACGTCCATGCCGGCGCGCTCGGCTGGGTCGCGATGATCACCTTCGGCTCGCTCTATACGCTGGTGCCGGCGATCTGGAAGCGCGAGCGGATGTATTCGGCGGTTCTGGTCGAGGTGCACTTCTGGCTCGCGCTGGCCGGGACACTCATCTACGTCTTCGCGATGTGGAATTCCGGAATCATCCAGGGCCTCATGTGGCGCACCTATTCCCCTGACAACACGCTCGTCTATTCCTTCGTGGATACGCTGCTGGCAATGTATCCCTACTATATCGCGCGCGCTTTCGGCGGCCTTCTCTTCCTCATCGGAGCGATGGTCGCGGCCTACAACATCTGGATGACCGTGCGTAGCCCCGTCACCGCCGTGCTTCCCCTCGATGAGGATCTGCCCGTCGACGAGCGGCCGATCGGTGGCGCAACCCCCACGCCTGCGGAGTAG
- a CDS encoding GGDEF domain-containing protein translates to MTKNNELQLQSESPEVRMALFDFAFDHAPIGIALVDIRGRIIRGNAAFAELVGRPLVEVTGMAFADFTHPDDLEADLALFQDVLAGTRDGYSIEKRYIRPDGAVVHVLIHIAAMRDEAGEVIRLISQIQNITDHKEYERRLAERAAQLELAMEAVRGGFWYMDVGSRQFETSDRLAQFIAGPAAARMDLENYLKRVNVDDGATADLTPLLAGEVDQAVAEYRLETIVGERWMRCDRRLLRDAEGKPLRIVGMAIDFTDEHNRFTDLEHTSRRDALTGLLNRRGLSASFSKLIAPKGYSVLAVDLDGFKPVNDIHGHAAGDSVLVETARRLLSCVRGADLVCRTGGDEFLLVVAGTEDTGKAVAERVVAKMRAPVGIVQGSVDVRASVGGVWAKATTDLDQLLGAADKLLYEAKAKGKDRCCFQTMRERTARA, encoded by the coding sequence ATGACCAAAAACAACGAGTTGCAGCTTCAATCTGAAAGTCCGGAAGTCAGGATGGCGTTGTTCGATTTTGCATTCGACCATGCCCCAATCGGGATTGCGCTGGTCGATATCCGTGGGCGCATTATCCGGGGAAATGCCGCATTCGCCGAACTCGTGGGCCGGCCGCTCGTGGAAGTGACGGGGATGGCATTCGCGGATTTTACTCATCCCGACGACCTGGAAGCCGATCTCGCGCTTTTCCAGGATGTGCTCGCGGGAACAAGGGATGGGTATTCGATCGAAAAGCGCTACATTCGGCCGGACGGCGCTGTGGTTCACGTTCTCATTCATATTGCTGCGATGCGCGACGAGGCAGGTGAAGTCATCAGGCTGATTTCGCAAATCCAGAACATTACGGATCACAAGGAATACGAGCGGCGGCTTGCCGAGCGTGCGGCGCAGCTGGAACTTGCGATGGAAGCTGTCCGTGGCGGCTTCTGGTACATGGACGTTGGTTCGCGGCAATTCGAGACCTCGGACAGGCTGGCGCAGTTTATCGCCGGTCCCGCTGCGGCTCGCATGGATCTTGAGAACTATCTGAAACGGGTCAACGTCGATGACGGTGCGACCGCCGACCTTACCCCGCTCCTTGCGGGGGAGGTCGATCAAGCCGTCGCCGAGTATAGGCTGGAAACGATAGTGGGAGAACGGTGGATGAGATGTGACCGTCGGCTGCTTCGTGATGCTGAAGGGAAGCCGCTCAGAATTGTCGGAATGGCGATCGACTTCACCGACGAGCACAATCGTTTCACCGACCTCGAGCATACGTCCCGGCGAGACGCGCTGACAGGGTTGCTTAACAGGCGCGGATTGAGCGCCAGCTTCTCCAAGCTCATCGCTCCCAAGGGATATTCGGTCCTTGCAGTCGATCTCGACGGCTTCAAGCCGGTGAACGACATCCACGGTCATGCTGCGGGAGATTCGGTTCTTGTCGAGACGGCGAGAAGACTGTTGTCGTGCGTCAGAGGTGCCGATCTTGTTTGTCGCACCGGCGGAGATGAATTCCTCCTCGTCGTCGCAGGAACGGAAGACACCGGGAAAGCAGTCGCCGAGCGTGTGGTGGCCAAGATGCGGGCGCCGGTTGGAATCGTTCAGGGTAGCGTAGATGTTCGGGCGAGTGTCGGAGGAGTATGGGCGAAGGCAACGACAGACTTAGATCAACTGCTAGGCGCGGCGGACAAATTACTCTATGAAGCAAAGGCTAAAGGAAAAGACCGATGTTGTTTCCAGACGATGCGGGAAAGAACAGCGCGAGCTTAA
- the ccoO gene encoding cytochrome-c oxidase, cbb3-type subunit II, which translates to MPELMHRKLERSATGFMLAIIAAASVGGIVEIAPLFTIDDTVETVSDMRLYTPLELAGRDIYVREGCYACHSQMIRTLRDEVERYGPYSLAVESQYDHPMLWGSKRTGPDLARIGGKYSDFWHVAHLNNPRDVVPESNMPSYRWLGTTPLKLADLPLALRAQRAVGVPYTDEMIENAARDAYGQAIPDSEQSSGVTERYGEATQVSAFDGVTTNVTEMDALVAYLQVLGQLTRAAYENTAAPEQMPDPDN; encoded by the coding sequence ATGCCGGAACTGATGCACAGGAAACTGGAACGCTCCGCAACGGGCTTCATGCTGGCCATCATCGCCGCCGCCAGTGTCGGCGGCATCGTCGAGATCGCCCCGCTCTTCACCATCGACGATACGGTCGAGACCGTTTCCGACATGCGGCTCTATACGCCGCTGGAACTGGCCGGGCGGGACATCTATGTGCGCGAGGGCTGTTACGCCTGCCATTCGCAGATGATCCGCACCCTGCGCGACGAGGTGGAGCGGTACGGCCCCTATTCGCTGGCTGTCGAATCCCAGTACGATCATCCGATGCTGTGGGGGTCGAAGCGCACCGGCCCGGATCTTGCCCGCATCGGCGGCAAATATTCGGATTTCTGGCATGTCGCCCATCTGAACAATCCGCGCGACGTGGTGCCGGAATCCAACATGCCCTCCTACCGCTGGCTGGGAACGACCCCGCTGAAGCTTGCCGATCTGCCGCTTGCGCTTCGCGCGCAGCGCGCCGTCGGCGTGCCCTATACCGACGAGATGATCGAGAACGCCGCGCGCGACGCCTATGGCCAGGCCATACCCGACAGCGAGCAGTCGTCGGGCGTGACGGAGCGATACGGCGAGGCGACGCAGGTCTCGGCCTTCGACGGCGTGACGACCAACGTGACGGAGATGGACGCGCTCGTCGCCTATCTCCAGGTGCTCGGCCAGCTCACCCGCGCGGCGTACGAGAACACCGCCGCGCCCGAACAGATGCCCGATCCGGACAATTGA
- a CDS encoding DUF2189 domain-containing protein, producing the protein MVARQQTPELVSEVSDIEETRNERWKRHLSARAPVQWLASGWRDLWRNPVPSLLYGLAVFLASIVFIVYMFDTGRDYFLFPALAGFLIVGPLVAAGLYLKSRDLEAGVRPTLRSMLAVQPMAGAQVFFTGMLLAMLMLLWMRAAVLVYALFFGVRPFPGLDHIAEMLFTTPSGWAMLVVGSLIGALFAGFAFAVSVFSIPMLLDRRVDALTAMGVSTALVWNNLSPMLAWGAIVLGLFLLSVATGLLGLIVVFPWLGHATWHAYKEMR; encoded by the coding sequence ATGGTCGCAAGGCAGCAGACACCCGAACTCGTATCCGAGGTTTCGGATATCGAGGAAACGCGCAACGAACGCTGGAAGCGCCACCTTTCCGCGCGGGCGCCCGTGCAGTGGCTCGCCAGCGGCTGGCGCGACCTGTGGAGGAACCCCGTGCCGAGCCTCCTCTACGGTCTCGCAGTCTTCCTCGCCTCGATCGTGTTCATCGTCTACATGTTCGATACCGGACGGGACTATTTCTTGTTCCCGGCACTGGCGGGCTTCCTGATCGTCGGTCCGCTGGTCGCTGCCGGCCTCTATCTCAAGAGCCGCGATCTGGAGGCCGGGGTGCGGCCGACGCTGCGCTCCATGCTCGCCGTGCAGCCCATGGCAGGCGCGCAGGTTTTTTTCACCGGCATGCTGCTGGCCATGCTGATGCTCCTGTGGATGCGCGCGGCCGTTCTGGTCTATGCCCTGTTCTTCGGCGTCCGCCCCTTTCCTGGGCTCGACCACATCGCCGAGATGCTCTTCACCACCCCGAGCGGTTGGGCGATGCTCGTCGTCGGCAGCCTGATCGGCGCGCTCTTTGCCGGCTTCGCCTTCGCCGTCAGCGTCTTCTCCATTCCCATGCTGCTCGACCGGCGCGTCGACGCCTTGACCGCAATGGGCGTCAGCACGGCGCTGGTGTGGAACAACCTCTCCCCGATGCTGGCCTGGGGCGCCATCGTGCTCGGTCTGTTCCTCCTTTCGGTCGCGACCGGGCTTCTCGGCCTGATCGTGGTCTTTCCTTGGCTCGGGCACGCCACCTGGCACGCCTATAAAGAGATGCGGTAG
- a CDS encoding PQQ-dependent sugar dehydrogenase, with translation MPIAALLACAVLVGCRGGDDDFDTAQQLGPDPVLPEPSQSLWPDLNVAPVIGWQGEHTPKVPDGLTITAYAKDLANPRTVHTLPNGDILVVQSKAPSGKPLERPKDIIRGWIMSLAAGGGSGGETNRITLLRDSDRNGTPDERVDLLSGLNSPFGVAWYEDTLYVAAADAILAYPYVLGSNAITAQPRILTPLPGGPINHHWTKDLALSPDGRFLYASVGSNSNVGERGIEAEKGRAAIWRVDRQTGAAKVFASGLRNPNGLNFHPRTGELWTVVNERDELGPNLVPDYMTSVKEEGFYGWPWSYYGQHVDPRVRPERSDLVEKAIAPDYALSSHVAALGLAFTNDSALPAAFRDGAFVGNRGSWNRSAFNGYKVVYIPFADGRPSAKAQDVVTGFLENGQVHGRPVGLGIDGTGALLIADDAGNTVWRVAAADGSITAQPLPTDRVTTSATTSSEDEKSTRETVTEGQPSQTDIAPAVSAEDGQ, from the coding sequence ATGCCGATCGCGGCCTTGCTAGCCTGCGCCGTCCTCGTGGGCTGCAGGGGAGGTGACGACGATTTCGATACAGCGCAGCAGCTCGGTCCGGATCCGGTTCTGCCGGAGCCGTCGCAAAGTCTCTGGCCGGATCTTAACGTAGCGCCGGTCATCGGCTGGCAGGGCGAACACACGCCGAAGGTTCCGGATGGTCTGACGATCACCGCTTACGCGAAGGACCTGGCGAACCCGCGCACCGTCCACACGCTTCCGAATGGCGACATACTCGTCGTGCAGTCCAAGGCACCCTCCGGCAAGCCGCTGGAACGTCCGAAAGACATTATTCGCGGGTGGATTATGTCCTTGGCCGCCGGCGGTGGCAGTGGCGGTGAAACGAATCGCATCACCCTTCTGCGTGATAGCGACCGCAACGGCACGCCTGACGAGCGCGTCGATCTGCTTTCCGGTTTGAATTCGCCTTTCGGCGTCGCTTGGTACGAGGATACGCTTTATGTCGCTGCCGCCGATGCGATTCTTGCATATCCATACGTGCTCGGCAGCAATGCAATCACGGCGCAACCCCGGATCCTCACGCCTTTGCCTGGCGGGCCAATCAACCATCATTGGACGAAGGATCTGGCTCTCAGTCCAGATGGGCGCTTCCTCTATGCTTCGGTCGGATCCAACTCCAATGTCGGTGAACGCGGGATCGAGGCCGAAAAGGGAAGGGCCGCAATTTGGCGGGTCGATCGCCAAACGGGGGCGGCAAAGGTTTTTGCGTCCGGTCTTCGCAATCCCAACGGGCTCAACTTCCATCCCCGGACGGGCGAGCTCTGGACTGTCGTCAACGAGCGGGACGAGCTCGGCCCTAATCTTGTTCCCGACTACATGACCTCCGTGAAAGAGGAGGGTTTCTACGGATGGCCGTGGAGCTACTATGGTCAGCATGTCGATCCTCGCGTCCGTCCGGAACGCTCCGATCTCGTGGAGAAGGCGATTGCGCCCGACTATGCGTTGTCGAGCCACGTCGCGGCACTCGGACTCGCCTTCACAAACGACTCTGCACTGCCCGCGGCGTTTCGCGACGGCGCCTTCGTCGGCAACCGCGGTAGCTGGAACCGAAGCGCGTTCAACGGATACAAGGTTGTCTACATCCCGTTCGCCGATGGCCGACCTTCCGCAAAGGCGCAGGATGTCGTCACCGGGTTCCTGGAGAACGGCCAGGTTCATGGACGTCCGGTCGGACTTGGGATCGATGGTACCGGTGCCTTGCTGATCGCCGATGATGCCGGAAATACGGTGTGGCGCGTGGCGGCAGCCGATGGATCGATAACCGCGCAGCCGCTGCCGACCGACCGGGTAACGACGTCGGCCACGACATCAAGCGAAGATGAAAAGTCGACCCGGGAGACGGTTACGGAAGGCCAGCCGTCTCAAACAGACATCGCGCCGGCCGTTTCCGCGGAGGATGGTCAGTAG